From the Chelonoidis abingdonii isolate Lonesome George chromosome 4, CheloAbing_2.0, whole genome shotgun sequence genome, the window GagcagtagctgtgttggtgACAGGGGCCGGAGGGGTAGGGAGATGAAGGCCAGGCTGGCACTGCAGATTGGGAGGTAATGCTGTCCCCCCATGCCTGCGCTCATCACCAGAGCATTGAAGTGCAGCATACAGCATCCAAAAATGGGTGCCTGTGTAGGATACCTGAATTCCCTCCATCTATGTGCCACTGTCCTCAGCGAGACTGGGGAGAGGTCACTGGCTGCTGTGTGTATCCTGCTGTAGAAAGAGAAGTTCTTGGGGGTGGTCTGGGAGTTTCACAGCCAAAGGTCTCACCCCATCCCAGTCTGCAAGCTGCCCCTGGGCTCTGGCAGCTCTTGCCCTCACAGTGAGTCACAGTGGTGGGCTCCCAGCTGAGTGGTGCTGCCTGGGCTAGGATAGTACAAGCCTCCTGAGTGCTGGGCATCCGGGAGCAGCCGTGAGTCTGTAGGACCCTGTGTAACAGGTGCCAATGAGAGACTGTTCTGCTTCCCAGAGTGATTCCCTTTGGGCatctcctctcttctcccagtTCTGGGGGGTGGGCCAGAgaccctgggagctgcagtgggggtggggatggtgtGAAGGAGAGAGATTTTGCTCTACTGGAGGGGACCTTGGACCTTGTGGTATGTGCTTCCCCAGCCAGCGCTAATCTCTGGCTCTGTCCCCAGGGCTCCACGTGTGATGTGAAGGTGAAAAATGGCAGCACCTTTGAGGGGATTTTTAAAACCCTCAGCTCTAAGGTAAGTGTCTGGAGGGATAGTGAAATGCTGGGGTCCCCATGGCTGGCCAGTCCTCTGGGAAGCAGGATGCTAGCTCTTGGGACAGGGCACACAGTTTCTGAGTTCCGTGGTGAACATCTGGGGTCCCCCCGGGCAGTGGCAGGCCTGGCTCTTGGGACATGGCACAGAGCATCTTACtcatgggggaattctgcgccaaaaaaaaaataaaaaattctgcgcataatattttatttgtcaaaataatacaatataatcaaAATACCTTACCTgtcaacaatacagacaacagcaaAAAAGATTGCCCCCAGGAGTAAAGAGTTAAATAAACTCCTACAACAACTCAGTTCCTgattggggggctggagggagctgtcaggcccccagagcccagacaccCACATCCCCTTCCCCTCAGAGCTGAGCCATGGggcaacccccagcccagacagcAGTCCCTCTAGAGCCTTTACTCCCCCCAACTTCTTTACTGTCCCACCGGGGCACATGGTGTGGTGCAGCTGTGTCCTTCCTCACCCTTTGCCAGAGCTGGTTGGGTCGTCCCAGGCACTCTCCGGTCCCTGCAAGAATGACGATCAAAAAGTGTGCAGCCTCCAACTCAGCCAAGCTGGGCGCTCCACTCATTGCAGTCTGTTCTGCAGAGTCCAGTGGCCTGAAATTCTGCGGGGAAAACAGGAAATCCTGCATTCTGCAGTGGaccagaattcccccaggagtaaccatGAGGTTCTCCATGGCAGCGGGAGGCCAACTTCTGGGACAGGGCGCAGAGCGTCTTGAGCTCTGTGGTGAACATGTGAGGTCCCCCATGGCAGCGGGAGGCCGGTTCTTGAGGCAGGGCGCAGAGCGTCTGAGCTCTGTGGTGAACATGTGGGGTCCCCCATGGCAGCGGGAAACCAGTTCTTAGGGCAGGGTGCAGCGTGCAGTAACGGTGGCTGTTTGCAGTTCGAGCTTGCTGTGGATGCGGTGCACAGGAAGACCCCAGATCAGCTGGTGGGACCTAAGCGGGAGGACATTGTGGACACCATGGTCTTCAAGCCCACTGATGTCATGCTGGTGCATTTCCgtaatgttgatttcaattatgCCACCAAAGGTAATGCTGGCCCTCTGGATGGGGTCTGTCCCCGCTTGGGGTGGAGGGTCGTCCAGAGAGGGTGGCAGACCTTATGGCCCATTGTCTGCTCCTAGACAAGTTCACGGACTCTGCCATCGCCATGAACTCCAAGGTTAATGGGGAGCACAAAGAGaaggtgctgcagcgctgggaaggaggggacagCAACAGTGATGACTATGACCTGGAATCTGACATGGTAAGAACCTCGCTTCTCCTTGCATTCAGGGCCTGGGGTGAGGTGGGCAGGGGTTAGCTTGGGGAGAGGGCTCTTGGGTACCCAGATCCCTTCTGCTGCTTGGTGCTCAGCGCTGGGGGCTCTGCAGAGCCTGTATCTAACACTTGTTCTTGTTGCAGTCTAATGGCTGGGATCCCAATGAGATGTTCAAGTTTAACGAAGAGAACTATGGCGTGAAGACAACGTACGACAGCAGTTTGTCCTCCTACACGTGAGTGTGAGCCTGGGCtctgtgtgggagggagctgtCTCTCTGGGAGAAGAGTGTGATTCTTGGGTCAGTTCCTTCGTATCAGGCTACAGAGGCGAAAGGGCTGCCCCTTTCGAGAAGAACTTCAGTACCACACATGGCTCCATTGAAAGGACAAGGATGTTGCTCTCAGCAGTGAGGGAATAGCCAAGCTCAAGCTGCCCAGGCTGGCTTTCATTTAAAGTCACATCTCCATCAGCAGGATTTTGTTCACTCTTGTTCCATGCAAAAAATGATCCTTTTCCAGCTTGTTTCCTTTGGGGATTTGTCTAGTTTATCTTTCTGTTTTCCTGAGCCaatggttctcaacttatttaccattgtgggctgtatctgctgctgtgtgtgtgttgtgggcagCGTCCACACTACCTATATGGCCTTGAGAATGTGAGATGGGCTGCAGCTGTATACTGTTTGGGCTGCATGTGGCTTGCAAGCCaggggttgagaaccactgccttggGGAGTCAGATACTGTTTCCTTTGTCCTTGTGGACCTTTCACATAGCAgaaagggttgggggagaggttAGAAAAGGAGCAGGTGGTTCTAAACCCACAAAAATGGATAGAGCCTCAGGGGCAGGTGgatgtgtgtggtgggagggggtggTTCAGGTCAGAGGACCTTGGATAGGTACATAGGGCAGGCTGGGTGCAAATATAGACGTTGGAACTACCTCCAACTCCTGTTCTTTAACTGCCTTCATCTGGAGTTGATGCCCCTTTTGTGTAGATTTTTTTGGTATAGAATTTCCTAAGAAAATATCATTAAAAACGGTTTGATAAGAAAATGTGTCTGAATGCATCTGAACCACGAAAGTGACCCAGAGTTTGTGTGCATgtccctgcagagcccagccttGCTCCCTGTGCACCTGCGTGTGGTGGGAGTGCGGCTCTCCAGCATCCCACACAGACAAGTGCTGTGTAGCTCTTGGTTCTGGAATTGCTCAGTGCTGTTCTGGGTGAAAGCAGCTCCTTGCTCATGCTTGCTTTTCATTGTTTAAAACCTGTCAATCTTCAGATCCGAATTTCCCCTAGGGCTGGCTTCTGCTCCCAAGTATGGGCTTGCTCCCCTGACCGGCTGCACCACTGCTCCTCGCGCCAAGCCAGGAGGTTGCTTTTTCCACTTTGACAGTGTGCAGGGTGATTTTTCCATCCTCCTTGTGCTCAGATGGGCAAATGAATCCAGAAACAGGCTCCCTCCAGTGGAGACCAGAGCAGCAATTGCGGCCAGAAATGGGGGGCTTTAGACAGCTCTGAGCCAGTGTCATCCTGCACTGCTCTTGGCAGGGTCAGCTGGCACTGaggcctgtctctctctgtccctgtccTAGCGTTCCTCTAGAGAAAGATAACTCGGAGGAGTTCCGGCAGCGGGAAGCCCGGGCGGCCCAGTTGGCCCGGGAGATTGAGTCGAGCCCCCAGTACCGCCTGCGCATTGCCATGGAGAATGACGACGGCCggacggaggaggagaagcatAGCTCTGTGCAGAGGCAGGTGTCTGGCAGGGATAGCCCCAGCTTGGCCTCCAGGTGAGAGAGGTGCATGCACacgtgtggggtggggagggcatggGAGCCGATGTAATCCTCTCCCGTCTGTGTCTGCAGGGAGGGCAAGTATGTCCCGCTACCACAGCGTGTCAGAGAGGGCTCGCGAGGAGGCATCCGGTGCAGCAGCTCCCGGGGTGGGAGGCCAGGGGTGGGGTCCATGCCTCCCCGGGTCAGTGCTCACCATCCAGACAGCAACTCTAGTCCCGCCCCGGAGCAGCGAGGGATCAATGGAGGTGAGATCCAGGGATCTACATGAGAGGCTTCCTGGCGTGGGCTCTAGCAATGCCTGAGGCTGGTCTCCAGTGCCCTCCAGCCCAGAGTTCGCACACTGCTCTCTGGGAAGGCCAGGGACTCTGTCCAAGCTGCTGCACCAGCCTGTAACCCCCTCCTATGCTTCCTTGCTTTTCCAGGACCCTCCCGAATGTCTCCGAAGTCCCAGCGTCCCATCCGGGGTGCCAAGACCATGTCTTCCCCGTCAAGCCGCCCTGTGGAGGTCTCGGCAGCTTCCCCTGCAGGTAGGCAGGGTGGGGATCTTTCTGCTCTGATGGCTAGAGAGGGGTCTGCCCCAGTCACTGTTAGCCTGGTGGGCAGGAGGAGCGGCTGAGGGTTAACCTGCAGGGCCCTGCTGGAGACAAGGGTGGTGGTTTATAGAGTCTGAGAGACCTAGTCTGTGTGGTTGTCTGTCTCTCTTGCTGTGTATGGAAGGGATCAGGACCTATGTTCTCACCTTGTCTCTAACATTTCTCCCTGCAGTGGGCCGCATGTACCCTCCTCGCTCTCCGAAGTCTGCCTCAGCCACTCCAGCCTCTTCCCAGGATTCTCCAGTGGGCTCTGCCGTGTCAGCAGCACCCGCATCCCCGTCGGAGGCCAGAACTGGCCTGGAGTCAAGTGTTTCCCCAAACCCTCCTTCTCCCAAAGTAGCCGCCCCCGTGCCGGCCACTGCTGTTGAGGGTAAGGCCcagggagcagcgtggggcttcTGGGGACTCTTGTGGCAGCTGTGAGGAGATGGGCCTGGGGAGCTGTGCCTTGGAGCAGGGGTCGGGGCAGGGCAATGTAATGTGTTAACGGGATTTCCATTTTCCCCTCCCAGGGAAAGAGGCTCCCACATCTGTGGCTAAAGATCCTGGCAGAACCTTGGAAGCAATGGGGTCATGTGAACTCAACAAGGCAGCTAACAAAGGTGTGTGCATCTAGGAGTCAGCACTGACAGGCTGGGCCTCCAGCCACCCTGTGAAGCCACAGAACCTGGTGTGTGCCCCCAAGAGAGACTGCTTCAAGCATCGCTTCCCAAGCGAAGGGGCCCACATCCTCCTGTCAGGGATCTTTTGTGACCTGTGCCCCCCCATGGAAGCATAAACCGTTGGCGGAGCTTCAGtgatgttgggggtgggggttccctatGGCGGGGGGCACTCTGAGGCTGCAGCAGCCCTTCAGCTCACTCTGTACTGTTCTccacagcagggctgcagaatGAGCAGAAGCGGACCCAGCTGGAGGAGCTGCGTAAGTTTGGGGCCCAGTTCAAGGTAAGGCCTGGTGACCGCAAGGAGGGCGGGGGGGAGTAGGCATATCTGGGCTGGGCTCACCATGAGTTTCTGGCTCCCCTACAGCTCCAGCCGAGCAGTTCCCCAGAGACCAGCCTGGAGTCCTTCAGTGCCAGGCCCAAGGAGCCTCTGGAGGGCAAGGAGAAGTCCCTTGAGCCAGGCATCTGCGAGGGGCCCGAGGAGGCCCTCCCTGTGAGCATGGTGCCAAAGCCCAACGGGACCagcctggagctgctgccagagagtGGCAAAGAGGAGAAGGGGCTGTGTGAGGTGgccgagcagcaggcagccaaCCCCCCAGGCAAGGGCGAGCCCGAGGACAAAGAGGAGGGGCCTGTGTCCGAGTGAGTCTGCAGCGGAGGGCCTGGGGTTCTCTtgcaggggagcaggtgggggagggcatggcaggctgcactgggtgggggagggcgtGGCAGcgggaagtgggggagagggcatggcaggctgcACTGGTGGGGGAAGGCATGGCAGGGGGGAGTGGTGGGGAGTGGGTCGGGCAGGGCATGGCAGGCTGCACGGAGGGGgagcaggtggggcagggcatggCAGGGTGCACTTGGGGGGAACGGGTGGGACAGGGCATGGCAGGCTGCACAGGGTGAGGGGGAGCAGGTTGGAAGGGGTTGCTGGGCTCTCCAGGGTTTTTAACCCTGATTTGTCCTGCGTTGGTTTCAGGCAAGTGAAGAAATCAACTCTGAATCCGAACGCCAAGGAGTTCAACCCCTCGAAAACGCTGCTTTCCGTGGTGAGTCAGCTGGGCTCGGGAGTGGGAGCCCCATTGGCTCCAGCGGCTGCTGGTCCTCCCCATCACTGGTGAGGATCTGGCTGGGCCCCATGTTCACCTGCTCTGTCTCTGCTTCCAGAACAAGTCGACGAGCACCCCAACGTCACCGGGCCCTCGCGCTCATTCCACTCCCTCCATCCCAGTGATCACGGCTGGCCAGACGGGCATGTACAGCCCCCAGTACATTTCCTACATACCTCAGATCCACATGAGCCCTGCCGTCCAGGTGAGCCCACCCCATTGCGctactgggggaaggaggggggctgCACTGGCAGCAGGAGATGAGGAAGCTGCAGGGGGAGCGGAAGCAGGGCCTGTCCAGAGTGGTGGGGGCACACTGGAAAAGTTGAGGggggaggagctgcagggatggcagGGAGGTGATGAGGGACCAGGGTCGGGGGGCTGCAGGatgagggagcagggcctgttgggGGAAggatgtgggggatggggaggctgcagggattGGGAGAGCAGGGCCTGTCcagaggggttggggcacattGGGAAGAGTGGAGGGGGGATggggaagctgcagggggtgAGTAAATGTGTTTGAGTCTGGGGGTCCCCATCctgtggggggagctggggtctgagggggcaggggagttctcCTTGTTCTCAGGTAACcaccctgctgcccctctctcgtTGCAGGCGCCCCAGATGTACCCCTACCCTGTCTCCAGTTCTGTGCCTGGCCAGCAGGGCAAGTACCGAGGGGCCAAAGGTGAGCCTGGCGTGCGGCACCAGCTGCACTGATCGGAGGGGGGCTGGCTAAAGCATGGGCAgagctcccctccctggtggctgGGCCAAAGGGACAAGATTGGAATGGGTGGGGCTAACGTGGAgcccctcccagggcagcagaAGCTGATCTGCTGGAGTGATGGGATGTCTggggagaggtggcagcagggacCATTGTGTGGGGTTGGAGGGGAGGGTTCCTCACCATGGGGTTGAGGCAGCCATGCGGCCTAGGGGTTTCTGGGGTCCATTTTGAGCAGCTGACTCCTTTTCCCACAGGTTCCCTCCCGCCCCAGCGCTCAGACCAGCATCAGCCAACATCCGCACCCCCCATTATGCAGGCAGCAGCGGCGGCAGGGCCCCCCCTGGTAGCAGCTACACCCTACTCCTCCTACATTTCCTATAACCCCCAGCAATTCACGGGGCAGCCCACCATGATGCAGCCTATGGCGCACTACCCTTCTCAGGTAAaggccacagggaggggaaggaggagcacTGGGGTGAGGTGAGAAGGGcccttctgtccccttgcagCCTCGGTGGGGCcatctgggggcagaggggtgagTGTGTGGGGCTGGTCTGTCTAAGACCCATGGGGCCTGGCCCCTGCAgcctttgggggcagaggggtaTGCCAGGGGCAGTGAGGACTGAGCATACAGGGATGGTTTCTCTAACAGCCGTGAGGCCTGGTTCTTCCCTTGCAGCCTGTATTTGCCCCGATGCTCCAGAGCAATCCCCGCATGATGACATCTGGCAGCCACCCCCAGGCCATTGTGTCGTCCTCCACGCCCCAGTACCCCCCCTCGGAGCAGCCCACGCCCCAGACGCTCTATGGTGAGTCTCTAGGCTGGGGAgtcctggggcctggggccagttCTGCTCTGGCTCTGACTGAGTGTCTCTCTCCAGCTACAGTTCATCAGTCCTATCCCCACCATGCGACACAGCTGCATCCCCACCAGCCTCAGCCAGCCACCACCCCGACAGGGAACCAACAGCAGGGCCAGCACGCTGCCCCCAGCCCCGTACAGGTATGGGGGGGCCTCCCCCAGGGCTGAAGGGGAGGGTAGACGGTGGGGAGGTGTTTGACTCCCTgaccctgctcactacattcctgTGTCCTGGCACAGCACCAGGCTGGGCAGCCGCCCCACCTGGCcagtgcccagcagcagcagaacctgTACCACACAGCCACACTGACAGCCACGCCGCCCTCCATCACGCCAGGGCCCAGCGCCCAGTCTCCCCAGAgcagcttcccacagcaagcTGTCTACGCCATCCACGcccaccagcagctgcagcacagctaCACCAACATGGCCCATGTCACCCAGGTAGGTGGTAGGGACAGCAGGGCTGCGGGCACTGCGCAGGCCCCACCCATCAGTGCTCATCCCCCTGCTCTCACCTCCCACAGGCCCATGTCCAGACTGGAATAACAGCAgcaccacccccccaccccggggcacCTCATCCCCCCCAGGTTATGCTGCTTCACCCCTCGCAGACCCATGGGGGGCCCCCCCAAGGCAGTGTGCCACAGAGTGGGGTGCCCACCCTCTCAGCCTCCACACCATCTCCATACACCTATATAGGACACCATCAAGGtcagtgctgggggtggagggatgttTCAGAGGCTCAGAagtggtgggtgggtgtgatGGGCCAGGCTGGTACCAGAgtaacccccccaccccgcatgcTGGCAAGCTGTTGAGGGGCTGCCCTTCCTtcctgagctgggggtgggggcctgTAACAGCTTTGAGAGATGATGGAGGGTCCAGCCCCTAAGGTGAAGGCCTGCAGTGATGGGGATATCTAGGCTTCAGTCAGTATGACAGACCTGTGGTGCTCATTGCCCCAGGAGATGGGCATGGTGAGGGGCACAGATGTAgcagggtgaggggagagggcagggcatgttctctctttcctcctgcaGCAGGTGCTGTGGGCTTGTTTTTCCCCATTTCCCTAGTCCTGGGGCAGGGCCCATGAGGGGGGCTCAGGGAGGATAGGCCACCTGGATCCAGGCCTGGGGTGGGTGGACAGGCTTGCAGCCCTGTCTCCCTGCTGTGGGGGTCTAGTGCCTTGCTCACTAACAATCTCTGCTCTCTTTCTAGTTCAGTCTCACccatcccagcagctcccattccaCCCCCCTGGAAATTGAAGCCTCGATTCCTGACTGTGAACTGAACTCCCAGCACCGGCCCCTGCTGGGGATCCGGTTTGCTCCTTCTGCCCCCTTGCGTGTGCCCTGGCCTGGCAGCCTGCCCCTTACAGTGCCACAGCAGGGGGCGGGGCTTTACCAAGCACCTTTTTTGTTGGCTTGTGGAGCGCGCAGTGGCAAGAGCCACCTGCCCCTGGCTCCTGGAGCCGCCAaggttttattttctattatttataACTCCAATCGGGCTGTTAAATAGAGTGTTGGGCTCCCCTCCCCTAGTAACACGAACACAGGAGCAGACCAGACTGATGAACACCGACTTTTTattacataaaaatatttaaaaagtggaaaaaaaaataaaataaaattttaaactaaCTCCATGGTGGGTGTTGGGGTGAATCTCTGGGGGCTTGTGAGGGAGGAGAATAGCCTAAGGAGGGGTTGGAGTCCTGGCTTCTCTTCCTGTTTATCTGCCCCTTCTTTTctgctgggtgtgggggtgggccCTGGTGAGAGGAGAGGCTTCCCCAGGGGGGACTGTAAACTAGGCAGAGCCTGGCACTTGCTGCTAAAGATCCTTGTAATGGAGTGACTAAAACTAGTGTAGGGAAACCAGAAAGAAGCCTGTGAAAGGGGAGTgagatctgcagctgctgctctctgttcctacccctcagctggagctggggtgtgggggggcagtgTCAGGCCTCTCAGCAGCCTACTCCCCCCACTTGGGGGCTAGGCCCCAGCTGCTACTGGAAGGGGTGAAGGAGCCTGCTGCTCTGCACCAAATAGGGCCCTGCTCTTTACTGTGGGGGGAGGCTGTTCCACCCCCTCCCATCACTACCCTGACTTCAGGCAGGGTAGTGTCTCTATTTGCCCTTCTGCCAACAGTCTCCTTCAGCTTCATCAGCCCCTAGCAGTGCTCCCTGGGAGCTAatccacccccttctccccctgcttTGCTAGGCAAGCCCCCAAAGCTGGGAactgcctgagagcagcccccctCTAAAGAATCAGTGCTGCCTGGTCCCTACAGGGCTACTATCACTGTCACAGCCCAACCCATTGTGAAGACTTGAGCCCCTGGCACCAGCTGCTGCCATGTGAGGAATCCCCTTCATCCAACAGTCACCTCCAGCACCCTCCAAGAAGCAGGAAGGACCCAGCCATGATTTGCAtctttattaacaaaagaaaccaaacagcaGGAAGCTGTATAAGCCCCTTCTAGCCCCCTACtggaggggctctgggcaggaGAGCCACCACAGAAGGGCAGTTCAATTTCTGATGTGCCACGGCCGAGCAGTTCATACAACAGGCAGTTTGCACCTCGCTCTGGGTGACCATGATGCTGCCGGGGGCAGCAGTGATAAACAAGTTCTTAGGgcactccccccaccaccacagaaGGGGACACCAGACAGAactagccccacccccactgtttGCAGACAcaggcctgggggcagagccGGCCCAACCTTTAAGCCCCCCACTTGTCATCGTCTGGCCCCATCTCCAGCGTCTTTGTGACCACACCGGTGCCAATGGTGCGGTTGCCGTCGCGCAGGGTGAAGCGCTGACCTTCTTCCAGCACCATGGGCTGCCGCAGGGTGAGGGTCAGGGCTGTGTCCTCACCAGGCATCACCATCTCCTGCAGGGGGGAAGAGTGGGAGCAGGTCAGAGCAGGTGGCACAGGCTGGGGAAGTTTGGGTAAGCTGGTTCctgtccctgggggcagggcaggggggtctGTACCTTTCCAGGGGGCAGGATGGTCCGACAGGCCATGTCCCAGGTAAGGGAGAACATGACAGGCATGTAGTTAGAGACGAAAGGCTTGTGGCGCCCGCCCTCCTCCTTGCTGAGGATGTACACCTGGGAGGCAGAGGACAGACTGTTACAGCCCAGCAGCCCaccttcccccctgccctgccaccccagcacgGGCCCCACCTGGGCCTCGATCTTCTGATGGGGCTTGATGGAGCCCGGCTTGCACATCACCATGCCACGCCGCACATCCTCCCGCTTCAGCCCCCGCACCAGCGCCCCAAGGTTGTCTCCGGCCTCGGCCCGCTCCAGGTTCTGGTGGAACATCTCGATGCCTGCGGGGGACGGATGAGGTAAGCCCGGGTTCCCCAGCCTGGGCAggggccatttcccccacctctgGGAGGGGACAGCAGGTGAGGGGTTCTGTTAGCTGTGCCCCCTACCTGTCACCACAGAGCGCAGGTTCCGGTTGTGCCCAATGAACTCgcactcctctcccttcctaacGATGCCACGCTCCAGCGTCCCTGTCACCACCGTCCCACGCCCTGCAAGGACAGAAGGGTCAGTGCCAtggggcctgggaggggaggggtcccTGGAAAGGCATGGGGCTCAGTATGGggactgggcaggggggcagcaggcatTACCTGGGATGGAGTAGATTGACTCGATGGGCAGCAGGAATGGCTTGTCTAGCTCCCGCGCGGGCAGCGGGATGTGCGTATCGACCGCATCCAGCAGCTTCAGGATGGAGTTCAGTCCCAGCTCGGGGCTGCGGTGCTGGGGGAATGGAGGGTATTAGCATGGGCAGTGGGCGGGTGAGGCGCTGCcaggagggtgtgggggagaagagggcacTCACTTCCAGGGCGCAGAGGGCAGAACCCACAATGACAGGCGTCTTCTCCCCATCGTAGCCAAACTCAGAGAGCAGCTCCCGGATCTCCAGCTCCACCAGCTCCAGCATCTCCTGGTCCTCCACAGCATCCGCCTTGTTGATGTACACCACGATGTGCTGCACCCCGATCTGAGGGGGCCACAGGGTGAGGGGCAGCCCAACCAGCCCCAGCCTGGTCCTCGGGGAGGGGAtcccctggctcacagcccaggcCCAAGGCTTCTGGCAAAGATGCCCCATGACACACTGTacccccacagcagcaccctgATACCCGCATATTCACCACTGGGATAGGATTATGACTTGTTTGGTACAAAGTCTGCCTTCTGaggtacataagaacagccctacggtcagaccaaaggtccatttagcccagtatccaatctaccgacagtggcctataccaggtgccccagagggaagagCAGAACAGGGACTCACCAAGTGATCtaccctgtcgcccattcccagcttctagcaaacaagCTAtggccaccatccctgcccatcctggctgatagccattgatggacctatcctccatgaacgttatctagttcttttttgaaccctgttatggacttggccttcataacatcctctggcaagaagttccacaggatgactgtgtgttgtgtgaagaaatacttccttttgtttgttttaaatctgctgcctattaatttcatttggtgacccctagttcttgtgttataagaagcagtaaacaacacttccttatctactttctcaacaccagttatgattttatagacctcaatcatatctccccttagccatctcttttccaagctgaaaagtcccagtcttattaatctctcctcatacagaagctgttccatacccctaatcatttttgttgcccttttctaaccttttccagttccaatagatcttttttgagtgcggtgcgaccacatctgcatgcagtattcaagatgtgggcaatacctggatttatatagag encodes:
- the ATXN2L gene encoding ataxin-2-like protein isoform X6, encoding MLHFLTAVVGSTCDVKVKNGSTFEGIFKTLSSKFELAVDAVHRKTPDQLVGPKREDIVDTMVFKPTDVMLVHFRNVDFNYATKDKFTDSAIAMNSKVNGEHKEKVLQRWEGGDSNSDDYDLESDMSNGWDPNEMFKFNEENYGVKTTYDSSLSSYTVPLEKDNSEEFRQREARAAQLAREIESSPQYRLRIAMENDDGRTEEEKHSSVQRQVSGRDSPSLASREGKYVPLPQRVREGSRGGIRCSSSRGGRPGVGSMPPRVSAHHPDSNSSPAPEQRGINGGPSRMSPKSQRPIRGAKTMSSPSSRPVEVSAASPAVGRMYPPRSPKSASATPASSQDSPVGSAVSAAPASPSEARTGLESSVSPNPPSPKVAAPVPATAVEGKEAPTSVAKDPGRTLEAMGSCELNKAANKGLQNEQKRTQLEELRKFGAQFKLQPSSSPETSLESFSARPKEPLEGKEKSLEPGICEGPEEALPVSMVPKPNGTSLELLPESGKEEKGLCEVAEQQAANPPGKGEPEDKEEGPVSEQVKKSTLNPNAKEFNPSKTLLSVNKSTSTPTSPGPRAHSTPSIPVITAGQTGMYSPQYISYIPQIHMSPAVQAPQMYPYPVSSSVPGQQGKYRGAKGSLPPQRSDQHQPTSAPPIMQAAAAAGPPLVAATPYSSYISYNPQQFTGQPTMMQPMAHYPSQPVFAPMLQSNPRMMTSGSHPQAIVSSSTPQYPPSEQPTPQTLYATVHQSYPHHATQLHPHQPQPATTPTGNQQQGQHAAPSPVQHQAGQPPHLASAQQQQNLYHTATLTATPPSITPGPSAQSPQSSFPQQAVYAIHAHQQLQHSYTNMAHVTQAHVQTGITAAPPPHPGAPHPPQVMLLHPSQTHGGPPQGSVPQSGVPTLSASTPSPYTYIGHHQVQSHPSQQLPFHPPGN
- the ATXN2L gene encoding ataxin-2-like protein isoform X2; the encoded protein is MQPELTLTRAVFSVPIAGWGVEGRRMRHSCMGVAVLVGVQSRQWDSDIQLSLSQIHLGGDFPAVLSLPSHWAMCWGCWVFEGVYNNSRMLHFLTAVVGSTCDVKVKNGSTFEGIFKTLSSKFELAVDAVHRKTPDQLVGPKREDIVDTMVFKPTDVMLVHFRNVDFNYATKDKFTDSAIAMNSKVNGEHKEKVLQRWEGGDSNSDDYDLESDMSNGWDPNEMFKFNEENYGVKTTYDSSLSSYTVPLEKDNSEEFRQREARAAQLAREIESSPQYRLRIAMENDDGRTEEEKHSSVQRQVSGRDSPSLASREGKYVPLPQRVREGSRGGIRCSSSRGGRPGVGSMPPRVSAHHPDSNSSPAPEQRGINGGPSRMSPKSQRPIRGAKTMSSPSSRPVEVSAASPAVGRMYPPRSPKSASATPASSQDSPVGSAVSAAPASPSEARTGLESSVSPNPPSPKVAAPVPATAVEGKEAPTSVAKDPGRTLEAMGSCELNKAANKGLQNEQKRTQLEELRKFGAQFKLQPSSSPETSLESFSARPKEPLEGKEKSLEPGICEGPEEALPVSMVPKPNGTSLELLPESGKEEKGLCEVAEQQAANPPGKGEPEDKEEGPVSEQVKKSTLNPNAKEFNPSKTLLSVNKSTSTPTSPGPRAHSTPSIPVITAGQTGMYSPQYISYIPQIHMSPAVQAPQMYPYPVSSSVPGQQGKYRGAKGSLPPQRSDQHQPTSAPPIMQAAAAAGPPLVAATPYSSYISYNPQQFTGQPTMMQPMAHYPSQPVFAPMLQSNPRMMTSGSHPQAIVSSSTPQYPPSEQPTPQTLYATVHQSYPHHATQLHPHQPQPATTPTGNQQQGQHAAPSPVQHQAGQPPHLASAQQQQNLYHTATLTATPPSITPGPSAQSPQSSFPQQAVYAIHAHQQLQHSYTNMAHVTQAHVQTGITAAPPPHPGAPHPPQVMLLHPSQTHGGPPQGSVPQSGVPTLSASTPSPYTYIGHHQVSPIPAAPIPPPWKLKPRFLTVN
- the ATXN2L gene encoding ataxin-2-like protein isoform X3 gives rise to the protein MQPELTLTRAVFSVPIAGWGVEGRRMRHSCMGVAVLVGVQSRQWDSDIQLSLSQIHLGGDFPAVLSLPSHWAMCWGCWVFEGVYNNSRMLHFLTAVVGSTCDVKVKNGSTFEGIFKTLSSKFELAVDAVHRKTPDQLVGPKREDIVDTMVFKPTDVMLVHFRNVDFNYATKDKFTDSAIAMNSKVNGEHKEKVLQRWEGGDSNSDDYDLESDMSNGWDPNEMFKFNEENYGVKTTYDSSLSSYTVPLEKDNSEEFRQREARAAQLAREIESSPQYRLRIAMENDDGRTEEEKHSSVQRQVSGRDSPSLASREGKYVPLPQRVREGSRGGIRCSSSRGGRPGVGSMPPRVSAHHPDSNSSPAPEQRGINGGPSRMSPKSQRPIRGAKTMSSPSSRPVEVSAASPAVGRMYPPRSPKSASATPASSQDSPVGSAVSAAPASPSEARTGLESSVSPNPPSPKVAAPVPATAVEGKEAPTSVAKDPGRTLEAMGSCELNKAANKAGLQNEQKRTQLEELRKFGAQFKLQPSSSPETSLESFSARPKEPLEGKEKSLEPGICEGPEEALPVSMVPKPNGTSLELLPESGKEEKGLCEVAEQQAANPPGKGEPEDKEEGPVSEQVKKSTLNPNAKEFNPSKTLLSVNKSTSTPTSPGPRAHSTPSIPVITAGQTGMYSPQYISYIPQIHMSPAVQAPQMYPYPVSSSVPGQQGKYRGAKGSLPPQRSDQHQPTSAPPIMQAAAAAGPPLVAATPYSSYISYNPQQFTGQPTMMQPMAHYPSQPVFAPMLQSNPRMMTSGSHPQAIVSSSTPQYPPSEQPTPQTLYATVHQSYPHHATQLHPHQPQPATTPTGNQQQGQHAAPSPVQHQAGQPPHLASAQQQQNLYHTATLTATPPSITPGPSAQSPQSSFPQQAVYAIHAHQQLQHSYTNMAHVTQAHVQTGITAAPPPHPGAPHPPQVMLLHPSQTHGGPPQGSVPQSGVPTLSASTPSPYTYIGHHQVQSHPSQQLPFHPPGN